Proteins from a single region of Gossypium arboreum isolate Shixiya-1 chromosome 1, ASM2569848v2, whole genome shotgun sequence:
- the LOC108483200 gene encoding probable galactinol--sucrose galactosyltransferase 2 isoform X1 codes for MGSNEDIMISVKPGVKGGTFMVRGAAVLTNVPANITVTPVNDGSVFVGANATSSSSRHVFNLGTLQEHRLVCLFRFKIWWMIPCFGTSGGDIPAETQMLLLEVENKFYVLILPVLDGQFRTSLQGTPDNELEFCIESGDPDVQTTKIKEPVFVNSGNNPFNLIRNSIKILEKHKGTFKHINNKQKPEHIDWFGWNTWDAFYCNVDPEGIKDGLEKYVYIWHAMAGYWGGVLPESEVMKKYNPKIQPVVQSPGNLTHVVCSTLDNIQEKGIGLIDPSKIRDFYNDFHSYQASCGVDGVKVDVQGVLELLGAGYGGRVSLTRQYLGALEDSVTETFKSNNLICSMSLNTDFLYSTKKAAAARATEDFMPNEPTFQTLHVAAAAFNSLLIGEIIVPDWDMFYSDHITAEFHGAARALSGSAVYVSDKPGSHDFDIIKKLVLPDGSILRARYAGRPTRDCLFNDPVTDGKSLLKIWNLNKLSGVIGVFNCQRAGIWPPIKGSIYMPAPGSGTPISGIVSAGDVDALEEVAGENWRGHCAVYACLSGSLKTMSKDAKFQVALEHLKCEVFTVSPIRAFSEDLRFAPIGLLDMYNSGGAVEAMDSENKSSECKIKVRIRGCGRFGAYSNKKPKCCSMNEKDEEFIYNPIDGLVTVKVEGEYSSREMVFFY; via the exons atggGAAGTAACGAAGATATTATGATTAGTGTTAAACCAGGTGTTAAAGGTGGTACGTTCATGGTTCGAGGAGCGGCTGTTTTAACTAACGTTCCAGCTAACATCACGGTTACACCGGTTAACGACGGTTCGGTTTTCGTTGGAGCTAATGCAACCAGTTCAAGTTCTCGTCATGTGTTCAATCTCGGAACCCTCCA GGAGCACAGATTGGTGTGTCTCTTCAGGTTCAAAATCTGGTGGATGATACCATGCTTCGGAACATCGGGCGGAGACATTCCGGCAGAAACTCAAATGCTTCTCCTGGAAGTTGAGAACAAGTTCTATGTCTTGATACTACCTGTGTTGGATGGTCAGTTTCGTACAAGTTTGCAAGGGACACCAGACAATGAACTAGAGTTTTGCATTGAGAGCG GAGATCCTGATGTTCAAACCACCAAGATTAAAGAGCCAGTTTTCGTAAATTCGGGGAACAACCCGTTTAACCTCATAAGGAATTCTATCAA GATATTGGAGAAGCATAAGGGTACGTTCAAGCATATCAATAATAAGCAG aAGCCAGAACATATAGATTGGTTTGGATGGAACACCTGGGATGCTTTTTATTGTAATGTAGATCCTGAAGGAATCAAAGATGGACTCGAAAA ATATGTATACATTTGGCATGCTATGGCTGGTTACTGGGGAGGGGTTCTTCCAGAATCTGAAGTGATGAAAAAATACAACCCCAAAATTCAACCTGTTGTTCAGTCCCCTGGTAATCTGACCCATGTTGTATGTTCAACCCTGGACAATATACAGGAAAAGGGAATCGGGCTAATTGATCCCTCCAAAATCCGTGATTTTTACAACGATTTTCATAGCTACCAAGCAAGTTGTGGTGTTGACGGTGTCAAGGTGGATGTTCAGGGTGTCTTGGAGCTCCTCGGTGCTGGCTACGGTGGTCGAGTTTCACTGACTAGACAATACCTGGGAGCCCTTGAGGATTCTGTTACCGAAACTTTCAAATCCAACAACTTAATCTGCTCCATGAGTCTGAATACTGACTTCTTATACAG TACAAAGAAGGCTGCTGCAGCTAGAGCAACTGAAGATTTCATGCCAAATGAACCAACATTTCAGACATTACATGTTGCTGCTGCTGCTTTTAACTCTCTTCTTATAGGAGAGATCATTGTACCAGATTGGGACATGTTTTAT aGCGATCATATTACCGCAGAGTTCCATGGTGCAGCGAGAGCCTTGAGTGGTTCTGCAGTATATGTAAG TGACAAGCCAGGTAGTCACGATTTCGACATTATTAAGAAGCTAGTGTTGCCTGATGGCTCTATCCTTAGAGCTCGATATGCCGGTCGACCTACTCGGGACTGTTTATTCAATGACCCGGTCACAGATGGAAAAAG CCTATTGAAGATTTGGAACTTGAACAAGTTATCAGGGGTTATAGGTGTTTTTAACTGCCAAAGAGCTGGAATATGGCCTCCCATTAAAGGTAGTATATATATGCCCGCTCCCGGCTCAGGAACACCAATCTCAGGGATTGTCAGTGCTGGAGATGTTGATGCACTTGAAGAGGTTGCAGGTGAGAATTGGAGAGGACATTGTGCAGTATATGCATGCCTTTCAG GTTCCCTGAAGACAATGTCAAAAGATGCAAAATTTCAAGTGGCCTTAGAACATTTGAAATGTGAAGTCTTTACTGTTTCTCCTATCAGG GCATTCAGCGAGGATCTTCGGTTTGCTCCTATCGGATTACTCGACATGTACAATTCAGGAGGTGCAGTTGAAGCTATGGACTCCGAAAACAAATCATCAGAATGTAAGATAAAGGTGAGAATCCGAGGGTGTGGACGGTTCGGAGCATATTCGAATAAGAAACCAAAATGTTGCAGCATGAACGAGAAAGATGAGGAGTTCATATACAATCCCATAGATGGACTAGTGACAGTGAAGGTTGAAGGTGAGTACAGCTCAAGAgaaatggtttttttttattGA
- the LOC108483200 gene encoding probable galactinol--sucrose galactosyltransferase 2 isoform X2, giving the protein MGSNEDIMISVKPGVKGGTFMVRGAAVLTNVPANITVTPVNDGSVFVGANATSSSSRHVFNLGTLQEHRLVCLFRFKIWWMIPCFGTSGGDIPAETQMLLLEVENKFYVLILPVLDGQFRTSLQGTPDNELEFCIESGDPDVQTTKIKEPVFVNSGNNPFNLIRNSIKILEKHKGTFKHINNKQKPEHIDWFGWNTWDAFYCNVDPEGIKDGLENFSKGGCPPKLLIIDEGWQNIFPSYEENPTGELSRLINLEENAKFKGSKLDKSGKNLRDFIKTIKQKYGLKYVYIWHAMAGYWGGVLPESEVMKKYNPKIQPVVQSPGNLTHVVCSTLDNIQEKGIGLIDPSKIRDFYNDFHSYQASCGVDGVKVDVQGVLELLGAGYGGRVSLTRQYLGALEDSVTETFKSNNLICSMSLNTDFLYSTKKAAAARATEDFMPNEPTFQTLHVAAAAFNSLLIGEIIVPDWDMFYSDHITAEFHGAARALSGSAVYVSDKPGSHDFDIIKKLVLPDGSILRARYAGRPTRDCLFNDPVTDGKSLLKIWNLNKLSGVIGVFNCQRAGIWPPIKGSIYMPAPGSGTPISGIVSAGDVDALEEVAGENWRGHCAVYACLSGSLKTMSKDAKFQVALEHLKCEVFTVSPIRAFSEDLRFAPIGLLDMYNSGGAVEAMDSENKSSECKIKVRIRGCGRFGAYSNKKPKCCSMNEKDEEFIYNPIDGLVTVKVEGEYSSREMVFFY; this is encoded by the exons atggGAAGTAACGAAGATATTATGATTAGTGTTAAACCAGGTGTTAAAGGTGGTACGTTCATGGTTCGAGGAGCGGCTGTTTTAACTAACGTTCCAGCTAACATCACGGTTACACCGGTTAACGACGGTTCGGTTTTCGTTGGAGCTAATGCAACCAGTTCAAGTTCTCGTCATGTGTTCAATCTCGGAACCCTCCA GGAGCACAGATTGGTGTGTCTCTTCAGGTTCAAAATCTGGTGGATGATACCATGCTTCGGAACATCGGGCGGAGACATTCCGGCAGAAACTCAAATGCTTCTCCTGGAAGTTGAGAACAAGTTCTATGTCTTGATACTACCTGTGTTGGATGGTCAGTTTCGTACAAGTTTGCAAGGGACACCAGACAATGAACTAGAGTTTTGCATTGAGAGCG GAGATCCTGATGTTCAAACCACCAAGATTAAAGAGCCAGTTTTCGTAAATTCGGGGAACAACCCGTTTAACCTCATAAGGAATTCTATCAA GATATTGGAGAAGCATAAGGGTACGTTCAAGCATATCAATAATAAGCAG aAGCCAGAACATATAGATTGGTTTGGATGGAACACCTGGGATGCTTTTTATTGTAATGTAGATCCTGAAGGAATCAAAGATGGACTCGAAAA TTTCTCAAAGGGAGGTTGTCCTCCAAAACTTTTAATCATTGATGAAGGCTGGCAAAATATCTTTCCCAGCTATGAAGAGAACCCAACAGG GGAATTGTCAAGATTAATTAATCTTGAGGAAAATGCAAAATTCAAGGGCTCAAAGTTGGATAAATCAGGAAAAAATCTCAGAGATTTTATCAAAACTATCAAGCAGAAATATGGATTgaa ATATGTATACATTTGGCATGCTATGGCTGGTTACTGGGGAGGGGTTCTTCCAGAATCTGAAGTGATGAAAAAATACAACCCCAAAATTCAACCTGTTGTTCAGTCCCCTGGTAATCTGACCCATGTTGTATGTTCAACCCTGGACAATATACAGGAAAAGGGAATCGGGCTAATTGATCCCTCCAAAATCCGTGATTTTTACAACGATTTTCATAGCTACCAAGCAAGTTGTGGTGTTGACGGTGTCAAGGTGGATGTTCAGGGTGTCTTGGAGCTCCTCGGTGCTGGCTACGGTGGTCGAGTTTCACTGACTAGACAATACCTGGGAGCCCTTGAGGATTCTGTTACCGAAACTTTCAAATCCAACAACTTAATCTGCTCCATGAGTCTGAATACTGACTTCTTATACAG TACAAAGAAGGCTGCTGCAGCTAGAGCAACTGAAGATTTCATGCCAAATGAACCAACATTTCAGACATTACATGTTGCTGCTGCTGCTTTTAACTCTCTTCTTATAGGAGAGATCATTGTACCAGATTGGGACATGTTTTAT aGCGATCATATTACCGCAGAGTTCCATGGTGCAGCGAGAGCCTTGAGTGGTTCTGCAGTATATGTAAG TGACAAGCCAGGTAGTCACGATTTCGACATTATTAAGAAGCTAGTGTTGCCTGATGGCTCTATCCTTAGAGCTCGATATGCCGGTCGACCTACTCGGGACTGTTTATTCAATGACCCGGTCACAGATGGAAAAAG CCTATTGAAGATTTGGAACTTGAACAAGTTATCAGGGGTTATAGGTGTTTTTAACTGCCAAAGAGCTGGAATATGGCCTCCCATTAAAGGTAGTATATATATGCCCGCTCCCGGCTCAGGAACACCAATCTCAGGGATTGTCAGTGCTGGAGATGTTGATGCACTTGAAGAGGTTGCAGGTGAGAATTGGAGAGGACATTGTGCAGTATATGCATGCCTTTCAG GTTCCCTGAAGACAATGTCAAAAGATGCAAAATTTCAAGTGGCCTTAGAACATTTGAAATGTGAAGTCTTTACTGTTTCTCCTATCAGG GCATTCAGCGAGGATCTTCGGTTTGCTCCTATCGGATTACTCGACATGTACAATTCAGGAGGTGCAGTTGAAGCTATGGACTCCGAAAACAAATCATCAGAATGTAAGATAAAGGTGAGAATCCGAGGGTGTGGACGGTTCGGAGCATATTCGAATAAGAAACCAAAATGTTGCAGCATGAACGAGAAAGATGAGGAGTTCATATACAATCCCATAGATGGACTAGTGACAGTGAAGGTTGAAGGTGAGTACAGCTCAAGAgaaatggtttttttttattGA
- the LOC108483201 gene encoding cytochrome P450 71AP13-like, whose product MASLQWLLQLSSSPFLLFASTLLLLKLLFNQNSTKTKPNLPPCPPKLPIIGNLHQLGTMPHLSLRRLSNKFGPVIYLQLGQIPTMVVSSAKLAKQVMKTHDLALSNRPPIFSAKLLFYDCTDIAFAPYGAYWRHVRKLCILELLSAKRVQSFSFVREEEVARLVRRVSESSYPATVNLSKLLGFYANDNLCRVALGRGFSHGRDYDRHGFQKMLEEYQELLGGFSIGDFFPSMEFIHCLTGLKSKLQSTFQRFDRFFDEVIAEHLDPDRHKEEHSKDLLDVLLDIQKIESNDINLTMDNVKAIMLDMFAAGTDTTFITLDWAMTELIMNPKVLEKAQAEIRKVVGDRRVVLETDLPHLDYMKAVIKETWRLHPPAPVLLPRESMEDVTIDRFDIPTKTRIFVNVWAIGRDPESWENPECFAPERFVHSSIDFKGQNFELIPFGAGRRSCPAITFGTVSVELALAQLLHSFDWELQSGTEAKDLDLTENFGITMHKIAPLMVIAKPLFP is encoded by the exons ATGGCTTCTCTTCAATGGCTGCTGCAACTGAGCTCCAGTCCCTTCTTGCTCTTTGCCTCAACCCTCCTTCTCCTTAAACTTCTTTTCAACCAAAACTCCACCAAAACAAAACCCAATCTTCCACCATGCCCTCCCAAGTTACCCATCATCGGCAACCTCCACCAGCTCGGTACCATGCCTCATCTCTCACTCCGTCGCCTGTCCAACAAGTTCGGCCCAGTAATTTACTTACAGCTGGGTCAGATCCCCACCATGGTGGTTTCATCAGCTAAACTGGCCAAACAAGTGATGAAAACTCACGACCTCGCACTTTCCAATCGCCCACCCATCTTCTCGGCTAAACTTTTGTTCTATGATTGCACTGATATTGCCTTCGCCCCTTACGGTGCTTATTGGAGACATGTTCGGAAACTCTGCATCCTTGAACTGTTGAGTGCTAAACGAGTTCAATCATTTAGCTTTGTCAGGGAAGAAGAGGTTGCTCGATTGGTTCGTAGAGTTTCAGAATCTTCTTATCCTGCTACTGTAAATCTAAGCAAGTTGTTGGGTTTCTACGCCAACGATAATCTTTGTCGAGTTGCTTTGGGAAGAGGTTTCTCACATGGTAGAGACTATGATCGCCATGGATTCCAAAAGATGCTTGAAGAGTATCAAGAGTTGCTTGGAGGATTTAGTATCGGAGATTTCTTCCCTTCCATGGAGTTCATCCATTGCTTAACGGGTTTGAAATCGAAACTCCAGAGCACGTTCCAACGCTTCGATCGGTTCTTCGACGAGGTGATAGCCGAACACCTTGATCCGGACAGACATAAAGAGGAACATAGTAAGGACTTGTTGGATGTTTTGCTGGACATACAGAAAATTGAATCTAATGACATCAACCTCACCATGGACAATGTTAAGGCCATCATGTTG GACATGTTTGCTGCTGGAACCGATACGACATTCATAACTCTTGATTGGGCAATGACAGAACTTATCATGAATCCGAAAGTACTCGAAAAAGCTCAAGCCGAAATCCGGAAAGTTGTAGGGGATAGAAGAGTCGTCTTAGAAACTGATCTGCCTCACCTTGATTACATGAAAGCTGTCATCAAAGAGACCTGGCGATTACATCCTCCGGCACCGGTCTTACTCCCTAGAGAATCCATGGAAGACGTTACGATCGACCGGTTCGATATTCCGACCAAAACACGGATTTTCGTCAATGTATGGGCAATAGGAAGAGATCCAGAATCATGGGAAAATCCAGAATGTTTTGCACCAGAAAGGTTCGTACATAGTTCAATTGACTTCAAGGGGCAAAATTTCGAGTTGATACCCTTTGGAGCTGGTCGAAGAAGCTGTCCTGCTATTACATTTGGCACAGTGAGTGTTGAGTTGGCACTGGCTCAGCTGCTTCATAGCTTTGATTGGGAGCTTCAATCAGGTACTGAAGCTAAAGATTTGGATCTTACAGAGAACTTTGGCATCACAATGCATAAGATTGCTCCTCTCATGGTTATTGCTAAACCGCTTTTCCCTTAG